One Syntrophorhabdaceae bacterium DNA window includes the following coding sequences:
- a CDS encoding AMP-binding protein, producing MKTDFWLTAKETLRVNAAKWPNKVGAKDLYREFTFKEWNERSCRLANALADMGMKKGDRFAVLAYNTVEWMDIYAAAAKGGFIVVPIMFRLSAPEMEYNINHSECKVFIVQGGADKKDGKEFPWIDMTNGMKKNLPTVTHYVAFGFDNPKYDGYVAYEEAMAKASPKEPETVVDPEDTWIIMYTSGTTGKPKGVMKSHRSLLSQYFIMIHDHFFSHDDVNLLVMPCCHINSLNYSFVATWVGATVMCYNMISFDAENLLKTFSDHGVTFTSLVPTHYIMMLSLPDEVKKKYNLTTIKKLLISSAPARKDTKLGILEMFPNSKLDEAYGSTEAGCVTILKPEEQLIKLGSCGREVIGTDLLELYDEDGKLITEPKVVGEVYSRSPQLFSGYWKDEAKTAAALKGQYFSAGDMGYKDEEGYLFLVDRKANMIISGGENIFPSEVENCVGSHPKVKDVAIIGVPHDKWGETVLAVVVLHEGQTATGEEITAFCKGKIAGFKVPKQVAFIKDEEMPKTPTGKILHRILRERFGMWKDHQ from the coding sequence ATGAAGACAGATTTTTGGCTTACAGCAAAAGAGACACTGCGGGTAAACGCCGCGAAATGGCCTAACAAAGTAGGCGCAAAAGACCTCTACAGAGAGTTCACTTTCAAAGAGTGGAACGAGCGCTCCTGCAGACTGGCCAACGCGCTGGCCGATATGGGTATGAAAAAGGGCGACCGGTTTGCGGTCCTCGCATACAACACCGTGGAGTGGATGGATATCTATGCCGCCGCGGCAAAAGGCGGCTTCATAGTAGTGCCCATCATGTTCAGGCTCTCCGCGCCGGAGATGGAATATAACATCAACCACAGTGAGTGCAAAGTCTTTATCGTCCAGGGCGGGGCTGACAAGAAAGACGGCAAGGAATTCCCGTGGATCGATATGACCAACGGAATGAAGAAAAACCTCCCTACCGTCACCCACTATGTAGCTTTCGGTTTCGATAACCCCAAGTACGACGGCTACGTCGCCTATGAAGAGGCCATGGCCAAAGCAAGTCCCAAGGAGCCCGAGACCGTGGTCGATCCCGAAGACACATGGATCATCATGTACACCAGCGGCACCACGGGAAAACCGAAGGGCGTCATGAAGAGCCACAGGTCCCTTCTGTCCCAGTATTTCATCATGATCCACGACCACTTCTTCAGCCATGACGACGTGAACCTTCTCGTCATGCCGTGCTGCCACATCAATTCACTCAACTACTCTTTCGTGGCCACATGGGTAGGCGCAACCGTCATGTGCTACAACATGATAAGCTTCGACGCCGAGAACCTGCTCAAGACCTTCTCGGACCACGGGGTCACTTTCACGTCCCTCGTGCCGACCCACTACATCATGATGCTCTCCCTGCCCGATGAGGTGAAGAAGAAATACAATCTCACCACCATCAAGAAGCTCCTTATCTCTTCGGCGCCTGCCCGGAAAGACACGAAATTGGGAATCCTCGAAATGTTCCCGAATTCCAAGCTCGATGAAGCCTACGGCTCGACTGAGGCCGGTTGCGTGACTATCCTGAAGCCGGAAGAGCAGCTCATCAAACTCGGCTCCTGCGGCCGCGAGGTCATCGGCACCGATCTCCTCGAGCTTTATGACGAAGACGGCAAACTGATCACCGAGCCTAAGGTGGTCGGCGAAGTATACTCAAGGAGCCCCCAGCTCTTCTCCGGTTATTGGAAAGATGAGGCAAAAACAGCGGCCGCCCTGAAGGGACAGTACTTCAGTGCAGGCGACATGGGTTATAAGGATGAGGAAGGCTACCTCTTTCTCGTTGACAGGAAAGCGAACATGATCATCTCGGGCGGCGAAAATATATTCCCCTCGGAAGTCGAGAACTGCGTGGGGAGCCATCCGAAAGTAAAAGACGTGGCGATAATCGGTGTGCCCCATGACAAATGGGGAGAGACCGTCCTGGCAGTGGTGGTGCTCCATGAAGGACAGACGGCCACGGGCGAAGAAATAACCGCATTCTGCAAGGGCAAGATCGCGGGCTTCAAGGTCCCCAAGCAAGTCGCCTTCATTAAAGACGAAGAGATGCCCAAGACGCCTACCGGCAAGATCCTTCACAGGATCCTGAGAGAGAGATTCGGTATGTGGAAGGACCACCAATAA